In the genome of Microbacterium saperdae, one region contains:
- a CDS encoding pseudouridine synthase: MLSPLPMRDGVGATRLHLPMSGEWPTVADYMIERFFHLEPEQVYERFDLGEIVARDGRPLARDTPLGAEEFIWYYRKPPVETEIPFAVEVLYQDDDLLVVDKPHFLPTTPGGKYLQNSALVRLRNLLDIPDLAPVHRLDRATAGLLMFSTRPQSRGPYQLMLQNRQVEKVYEAVSAVPEGWDPAAPMLRGQSFPLVYRNHIRKDRGELLVQVDDVREPNAETLIELIGSDDRVVHTLLRPHTGKMHQLRVHLAALGIGILNDPFYPRLRGELPDDHDRPLQLLARELRFVDPISGEERVFTTTRSLQDAPVSGA, translated from the coding sequence ATGCTCTCCCCGCTGCCGATGCGCGACGGCGTGGGTGCCACCCGACTGCACCTGCCGATGAGCGGCGAGTGGCCGACGGTCGCCGACTACATGATCGAGCGCTTCTTCCACCTCGAACCTGAGCAGGTGTACGAGCGGTTCGACCTCGGGGAGATCGTCGCCCGAGACGGTCGCCCGCTCGCCAGGGACACCCCCTTGGGTGCCGAGGAGTTCATCTGGTACTACCGCAAGCCCCCGGTCGAGACCGAGATCCCGTTCGCGGTCGAGGTGCTGTATCAGGACGACGATCTGCTGGTGGTCGACAAGCCGCATTTCCTGCCGACCACCCCGGGCGGCAAATACCTGCAGAACTCGGCGCTCGTGCGTCTGCGCAACCTGCTCGACATCCCGGACCTGGCGCCGGTGCACCGGCTCGACCGCGCCACCGCCGGGCTGTTGATGTTCTCGACGCGACCGCAGAGCCGTGGTCCCTACCAGCTGATGCTCCAGAACCGTCAGGTGGAGAAGGTCTACGAAGCGGTGTCGGCCGTGCCCGAGGGCTGGGATCCCGCGGCCCCGATGCTGCGCGGGCAGTCGTTCCCGCTCGTGTACCGGAACCACATCCGCAAGGATCGCGGCGAGCTGCTCGTGCAGGTCGATGACGTCCGCGAGCCGAACGCCGAGACGCTGATCGAGCTGATCGGCAGCGACGACCGGGTCGTGCACACGCTGCTGCGTCCGCACACCGGCAAGATGCACCAGCTGCGCGTGCATCTGGCCGCGCTCGGCATCGGCATCCTGAACGACCCGTTCTACCCGAGGCTGCGGGGAGAGCTCCCCGACGACCACGACCGGCCCCTGCAGCTCCTCGCGCGGGAGCTGCGCTTCGTCGACCCGATCAGCGGAGAGGAGCGCGTGTTCACCACCACGCGCTCCCTGCAGGACGCTCCCGTCAGCGGCGCATGA
- a CDS encoding MarR family winged helix-turn-helix transcriptional regulator gives MSATDEVDRIVGAWNTQRPDLDFSPLEVLSRMDRLSRHLDRARRDVFRRSDLEPWEWDVLSALRRAGAPFQLSPKQLLQQTLVSSGTMTNRIDRLVGRRFVRREADPGDGRSVLVILTDDGRIRVDAAITRLVDVEADLLQALSRGDRDRLAGLLRKLSLSFDA, from the coding sequence ATGAGCGCAACGGACGAGGTCGATCGGATCGTCGGCGCGTGGAACACGCAACGGCCCGACCTCGACTTCTCCCCCCTCGAGGTGCTGTCCCGCATGGACCGCCTGTCGCGACACCTGGATCGCGCCCGCCGCGATGTCTTCCGTCGCAGCGATCTCGAGCCGTGGGAATGGGACGTGCTGTCGGCGCTGCGCCGCGCCGGAGCTCCCTTCCAGCTCTCCCCCAAGCAGCTGCTGCAGCAGACGCTCGTCTCCAGCGGCACCATGACCAACCGGATCGACCGCCTCGTCGGTCGCCGCTTCGTGCGCCGCGAGGCCGATCCGGGTGACGGACGCAGCGTGTTGGTGATCCTGACCGACGACGGGCGCATCCGCGTGGATGCCGCGATCACCCGCCTGGTCGACGTCGAAGCCGACCTGCTGCAGGCGCTGTCGCGCGGAGACCGCGATCGGCTCGCCGGGCTGCTGCGCAAGCTCAGCCTGAGCTTCGACGCGTGA
- a CDS encoding GNAT family N-acetyltransferase, whose protein sequence is MNIVIERIETATPELAAFLLAHHRDMDGTAPPESQHALPLTGLLAPGVRLFAVVEDGHPIATGALATIDEQHEELKSMRTDPAQRGRGLATAMLSFLQADAAARGIRRISLETGSQDFFLPARALYARAGFVECAPFGGYLPDPHSTFMTLSLEGTGGEPRGERAR, encoded by the coding sequence GTGAACATCGTGATCGAACGCATCGAGACCGCCACCCCCGAGCTCGCGGCATTCCTGCTCGCCCACCACCGGGACATGGACGGCACAGCGCCGCCGGAGAGCCAGCACGCGCTGCCGCTCACGGGTCTGCTGGCGCCGGGCGTGCGACTCTTCGCCGTGGTGGAGGACGGGCATCCGATCGCGACCGGCGCGCTCGCGACGATCGACGAGCAGCACGAGGAGCTCAAGTCGATGCGCACGGATCCCGCGCAGCGCGGGCGAGGGCTCGCGACGGCGATGCTCTCGTTCCTGCAGGCGGATGCCGCCGCCCGCGGCATCCGCCGGATCTCGCTCGAGACGGGCAGCCAGGACTTCTTCCTGCCGGCCCGCGCGCTGTACGCACGCGCCGGGTTCGTGGAGTGCGCGCCGTTCGGCGGCTACCTCCCCGATCCGCACAGCACGTTCATGACGCTGTCACTGGAGGGCACCGGCGGCGAGCCACGGGGCGAGCGCGCGCGATAA
- the glmU gene encoding bifunctional UDP-N-acetylglucosamine diphosphorylase/glucosamine-1-phosphate N-acetyltransferase GlmU: protein MTENNLAIIILAAGQGTRMKSRLPKVLHAIGGRPLVGHVLTTAAVLQADHIEVVVRHERDQVVAALSKDYPDAIFIDQDDVPGTGRAVQVAIDALPADFDGDVLVLSGDVPLLEASTLQALVAGHRAAAAAATLLSALVDDPSGYGRVIRDADGTVQRIVEQKDATAEEAAVTEINAGVYVFRAPELRTYLAQVGQDNAQGEMYLTTVIELLRGAEQRVAAEIALDTASTFGINDRVQLAEAGRVLNDRIVRKWQREGVTVIDPATTWIDDDATLAPDVTILPNTHILRATIVGAGAIIGPDTTLVTCEVGEDASVRRTDATLSVIGAGATVGPFSYLRAGTVLGANGKIGAYVETKNSEIGEGSKVPHLSYVGDATIGRGVNLGASTITANYDDVNKHRTVIEDEVHTGSHTVLVAPVRLGAGAKTGAGAVVRKDVPAGALAMTVAPQRNIDGWVEKNRAGTGAADAAARERSAE, encoded by the coding sequence ATGACAGAGAACAATCTCGCCATCATCATCCTCGCAGCGGGCCAAGGCACTCGCATGAAGTCCCGCCTGCCGAAGGTGCTCCACGCGATCGGCGGACGCCCGCTGGTCGGGCACGTCCTCACCACCGCCGCCGTGCTGCAGGCCGACCACATCGAGGTCGTGGTGCGTCATGAGCGCGACCAGGTCGTCGCCGCCCTGAGCAAGGACTATCCGGACGCGATCTTCATCGATCAGGATGACGTCCCCGGCACCGGTCGCGCCGTGCAGGTCGCGATCGACGCGCTCCCGGCGGATTTCGACGGTGACGTGCTCGTGCTCTCGGGCGATGTCCCGCTCCTCGAGGCGAGCACGCTCCAGGCGCTCGTCGCCGGGCACCGGGCCGCTGCTGCCGCCGCCACGCTGCTGAGCGCCCTGGTCGATGACCCGAGCGGATACGGCCGCGTGATCCGCGACGCCGACGGCACCGTGCAGCGGATCGTCGAGCAGAAGGATGCCACGGCCGAAGAGGCCGCGGTCACCGAGATCAACGCCGGCGTCTACGTGTTCCGCGCGCCGGAGCTGCGCACCTACCTCGCGCAGGTCGGACAGGACAACGCCCAGGGCGAGATGTACCTCACGACCGTGATCGAGCTGCTCCGCGGTGCCGAGCAGCGTGTCGCCGCCGAGATCGCGCTCGACACCGCCTCGACCTTCGGGATCAACGACCGCGTCCAGCTCGCCGAGGCCGGCCGTGTGCTCAACGACCGCATCGTGCGCAAGTGGCAGCGCGAGGGCGTCACCGTCATCGACCCGGCGACCACCTGGATCGATGACGACGCGACGCTGGCCCCCGACGTCACGATCCTCCCGAACACCCACATCCTGCGCGCCACGATCGTCGGTGCCGGGGCGATCATCGGACCGGACACCACCCTCGTCACGTGCGAGGTCGGCGAGGATGCGAGCGTCCGTCGCACCGACGCCACGCTGTCCGTGATCGGCGCGGGGGCCACGGTCGGTCCGTTCTCGTACCTGCGTGCCGGCACGGTGCTGGGGGCGAACGGCAAGATCGGCGCCTACGTCGAGACGAAGAACTCCGAGATCGGCGAGGGCAGCAAGGTCCCGCATCTCTCCTACGTCGGAGACGCGACGATCGGCCGCGGCGTCAACCTCGGCGCGAGCACCATCACCGCCAACTACGACGATGTGAACAAGCACCGCACGGTGATCGAGGATGAGGTTCACACCGGCTCGCACACGGTGCTCGTCGCGCCCGTTAGGCTGGGAGCTGGCGCGAAGACCGGCGCCGGTGCCGTCGTCCGCAAGGACGTCCCCGCCGGAGCTCTGGCCATGACCGTCGCGCCTCAGCGCAACATCGATGGCTGGGTCGAGAAGAACAGGGCAGGCACGGGTGCGGCGGACGCCGCAGCCCGGGAACGATCGGCGGAATAG
- a CDS encoding ribose-phosphate diphosphokinase, with protein sequence MARKKKTVELDRDNGIAPGLVAKTKKRLVVAGGRSHPQLLADVAASLGTEIAPTEHRTFASGEIYARFEVSIRGCDLFLIQTFGEPVNEWLMETLIMIDAAKRASAKRITVVAPYYPYSRQDKKGRGREPISARLVADLLKTAGADRVMSVDLHAAQIQGFFDGPVDHLFAKPVLLDYFKRTLSPADREILTVVSPDMGRVRVADTWSDSLGAPLAIIHKRRDPKVANQVSVHEIVGTVEGRTCLLVDDMIDTGGTIVKAAQALKAAGAHRVIVAATHAIFSDPASERLQDSSIDEVVITDTIPLTESRRWDGLTILPIAPLLARAIHEVFEDGSVTSMFGGDA encoded by the coding sequence ATGGCGCGCAAGAAGAAGACGGTCGAACTGGATCGCGACAACGGGATCGCTCCGGGTCTGGTCGCCAAGACCAAGAAGCGGCTGGTGGTCGCCGGAGGCCGCTCGCATCCGCAGCTGCTCGCCGATGTCGCCGCATCGCTCGGCACCGAGATCGCTCCGACCGAGCACCGCACGTTCGCGTCGGGTGAGATCTACGCGCGCTTCGAGGTCTCGATCCGTGGCTGCGACCTCTTCCTGATCCAGACGTTCGGTGAGCCGGTCAACGAGTGGCTCATGGAGACCCTGATCATGATCGATGCCGCCAAGCGCGCATCGGCCAAGCGCATCACCGTCGTCGCGCCCTACTATCCGTATTCGCGTCAGGACAAGAAGGGTCGCGGTCGCGAGCCGATCAGCGCCCGCCTCGTCGCCGACCTGCTGAAGACCGCAGGCGCCGACCGCGTCATGAGCGTGGACCTGCACGCCGCGCAGATCCAGGGCTTCTTCGACGGCCCCGTCGACCACCTGTTCGCCAAGCCCGTGCTGCTGGACTACTTCAAGCGCACGCTGAGCCCGGCGGACCGCGAGATCCTCACGGTCGTCTCCCCGGACATGGGCCGCGTCCGCGTGGCCGACACCTGGTCGGACAGTCTCGGTGCGCCCCTCGCCATCATCCACAAGCGTCGTGACCCGAAGGTCGCCAACCAGGTCTCGGTGCACGAGATCGTGGGAACGGTCGAAGGCCGCACCTGTCTGCTCGTCGACGACATGATCGACACCGGTGGCACGATCGTCAAGGCCGCGCAGGCCCTCAAGGCGGCGGGCGCCCACCGCGTCATCGTCGCGGCGACCCACGCGATCTTCAGCGACCCGGCATCCGAGCGCCTGCAGGACTCGTCCATCGACGAGGTCGTCATCACCGACACCATCCCGCTGACCGAGTCCCGCCGCTGGGACGGCCTCACGATCCTTCCGATCGCCCCGCTGCTCGCGCGCGCGATCCATGAGGTCTTCGAAGACGGTTCCGTCACGAGCATGTTCGGCGGCGACGCCTAG
- a CDS encoding FMN-binding protein, protein MIRTTVPTSVRKGSALVGIAGLFVLAGCSGTPAAEDTSNSGDSSAAPSSSSTGSDSASGTYADGTYTADGSYQTPETVEKISVTLTLADGVVTDVEVTGDPQARETEQYQGAFIDGIAAEVEGKSIDELNVSRVAGSSLTSGGFNDAVESIKEQASA, encoded by the coding sequence ATGATCCGCACGACCGTACCGACCTCTGTCCGCAAGGGTTCCGCCCTCGTCGGAATCGCAGGGCTCTTCGTCTTGGCAGGCTGCTCCGGCACCCCGGCCGCAGAGGACACCTCGAACTCCGGCGACAGCAGCGCCGCGCCCTCCAGCTCCAGCACCGGTTCCGACAGCGCCTCGGGCACCTACGCCGACGGCACGTACACCGCAGACGGCTCCTACCAGACGCCCGAGACGGTCGAGAAGATCTCGGTGACGCTCACGCTCGCCGACGGCGTGGTGACCGACGTCGAGGTGACCGGCGACCCGCAGGCGCGCGAGACCGAGCAGTACCAGGGCGCGTTCATCGACGGCATCGCCGCAGAGGTCGAGGGCAAGTCGATCGACGAGCTGAACGTCAGCCGCGTGGCCGGGTCCTCGCTCACCAGCGGCGGCTTCAACGACGCCGTGGAGTCCATCAAGGAGCAGGCGTCCGCCTGA
- a CDS encoding FAD:protein FMN transferase, giving the protein MAIWQFDAIGTRWEIETAQELTAHSRSVVSAEIERFDREWSRFRADSDVTRLGSEGGELASADAGDMLDAYRELSRATHGAVNPLVARSLDALGYDAGYSLTAGAPRPAPEAWQERISWTDRTVRASAPALLDVGALGKGRLVDLVLAALAPVAGPVVVDAGGDMRARGAATRVALEHPYDATKAIGVVTITDGALCASAVNRRAWGDGLHHVLDARTGIPMRTWAATWALATDAMTADAVATALFFDGGPELASEWGAEWVRMSTDGRVQRSPGCDAELFLTGVTNAPAPPN; this is encoded by the coding sequence ATGGCGATCTGGCAGTTCGACGCGATCGGCACCCGCTGGGAGATCGAGACGGCCCAGGAGCTGACGGCGCATTCCCGCTCCGTGGTCTCCGCCGAGATCGAGCGGTTCGACCGCGAGTGGTCTCGCTTCCGCGCAGACTCCGATGTGACCCGGCTGGGGTCCGAGGGCGGAGAACTCGCCTCGGCCGATGCCGGCGACATGCTCGACGCCTATCGCGAGCTCTCGCGTGCCACGCACGGCGCGGTCAACCCGCTGGTGGCACGGAGTCTCGACGCGCTCGGCTACGACGCGGGCTACTCGCTGACGGCAGGAGCGCCGCGACCGGCACCCGAGGCATGGCAGGAGCGGATCAGCTGGACCGATCGCACGGTCCGAGCCTCCGCTCCTGCTCTCCTCGACGTCGGAGCCCTCGGGAAAGGGCGACTGGTCGACCTCGTGCTGGCCGCGCTGGCACCCGTCGCCGGCCCTGTGGTCGTCGATGCCGGCGGTGACATGCGGGCGCGCGGCGCGGCCACGCGCGTCGCGCTGGAGCATCCCTACGATGCGACCAAGGCGATCGGGGTGGTCACCATCACCGACGGCGCATTGTGCGCATCGGCCGTCAACCGACGTGCCTGGGGCGATGGCCTGCATCACGTGCTCGACGCGCGGACCGGGATACCCATGCGCACATGGGCGGCGACCTGGGCGCTCGCGACGGACGCGATGACAGCGGATGCCGTCGCCACCGCCCTGTTCTTCGACGGCGGACCCGAGCTCGCCTCGGAGTGGGGAGCGGAGTGGGTGCGCATGAGCACGGACGGGCGCGTCCAGCGCTCGCCCGGCTGCGATGCCGAACTGTTCCTCACGGGCGTCACGAACGCCCCTGCACCCCCGAACTAG
- a CDS encoding FAD-dependent oxidoreductase: MITSFTAARQRVLALLGALSMYRLVLFALVALAVIAFLLSLAGVIVSPTPLEMLASFVVLAVVISGVDAAAQRIIRLPWRIESSLVTALILLFVLRPGLELTTLLGLAVAGALASLSKYLIAWRGRHILNPAAFGAAVVSIVGSFGAFEWLGTSASWWVGTPSLALPVALLGLAVLWRTEKVRVVLLFLVVALVTSLVRQIVQAQQFDVAFDFATALQFALLQSPFLFLGAFMLSEPLTLPPRRWQQFSVAVLVGLLAGWPISVAGLFTLGQERALLIGNLLAFAFALRGSVRLVLERRAFITPTAQELTFRAKGKLAFLPGQYLELDVPHHRPDARGTRREFSIVSAPADLPTLRIAYKNGDQKHPSSYKRALAEAEPGAVLAVTGTWGDFILPRGDTPVLMLAAGIGVTPFVSQLRQLQATGERRDVVLVYVAAEAAELAFRDELAATGVRTIVFTKDEPADLPAHWTWAHGARLDAEGLERAVGDLAARHAFISGPPRLIADLAPALQKAHSLTTDAFAGY; this comes from the coding sequence GTGATCACCTCATTCACCGCCGCCCGACAGCGGGTCCTCGCACTGCTGGGCGCTCTGTCGATGTACCGTCTGGTGCTGTTCGCCCTGGTCGCGCTGGCCGTGATCGCCTTCCTGCTCTCGCTCGCGGGGGTGATCGTCTCGCCCACGCCTCTCGAGATGCTCGCGTCGTTCGTCGTGCTCGCGGTGGTCATCTCCGGGGTGGACGCCGCGGCGCAGCGCATCATCCGACTTCCCTGGCGCATCGAGTCGTCGCTGGTCACGGCACTCATCCTGCTGTTCGTCCTGCGCCCGGGACTCGAGCTCACCACACTGCTGGGGCTCGCCGTCGCCGGCGCCCTCGCGAGCCTGTCGAAGTACCTGATCGCCTGGCGTGGCCGGCACATCCTGAACCCGGCGGCGTTCGGAGCCGCAGTCGTCTCCATCGTGGGATCGTTCGGCGCCTTCGAGTGGTTGGGCACATCCGCGTCCTGGTGGGTCGGCACGCCGTCGCTCGCCCTCCCCGTGGCGCTGCTCGGGCTCGCCGTGCTGTGGCGCACCGAGAAGGTGAGGGTGGTGCTGCTCTTCCTCGTGGTCGCCCTCGTGACCTCTCTCGTGCGGCAGATCGTGCAGGCGCAGCAGTTCGACGTCGCGTTCGACTTCGCGACCGCGCTGCAGTTCGCGCTGCTGCAGTCGCCGTTCCTGTTCCTCGGCGCCTTCATGCTCTCCGAGCCGCTGACACTGCCGCCGCGGCGGTGGCAGCAGTTCTCGGTCGCCGTGCTCGTCGGGCTGCTGGCCGGATGGCCGATCTCCGTCGCGGGACTGTTCACGCTCGGGCAGGAACGCGCGCTGCTGATCGGCAACCTGTTGGCGTTCGCGTTCGCACTCCGCGGTTCGGTGCGGCTGGTTCTCGAACGCCGGGCCTTCATCACCCCCACTGCGCAGGAGCTCACCTTCCGCGCGAAGGGCAAGCTGGCGTTCCTCCCCGGGCAGTACCTCGAACTGGATGTGCCGCACCACCGGCCCGATGCCCGCGGCACCCGTCGCGAGTTCAGCATCGTGTCGGCGCCGGCGGACCTGCCCACACTGCGCATCGCCTACAAGAACGGCGATCAGAAGCATCCGTCCAGCTACAAGCGGGCACTCGCCGAGGCTGAGCCCGGCGCGGTGCTCGCGGTCACGGGTACCTGGGGCGACTTCATCCTGCCTCGCGGCGACACACCGGTGCTCATGCTCGCCGCCGGGATCGGCGTGACCCCGTTCGTCTCGCAGCTGCGGCAGCTGCAGGCGACGGGGGAGCGGCGTGACGTGGTGCTGGTGTACGTCGCGGCCGAGGCGGCGGAGCTCGCCTTCCGCGACGAGCTCGCGGCGACCGGTGTGCGCACGATCGTGTTCACGAAGGACGAACCCGCCGATCTGCCCGCGCACTGGACCTGGGCGCACGGCGCCCGTCTGGATGCCGAGGGCCTCGAGCGCGCGGTGGGAGATCTCGCTGCCCGCCACGCCTTCATCTCGGGCCCGCCGCGTCTGATCGCCGACCTCGCACCGGCGCTGCAGAAGGCCCACAGCCTCACCACCGACGCCTTCGCCGGCTACTGA
- a CDS encoding sensor histidine kinase — protein MSLQTRLMTAVIGFVSLILVIVAVITSALLTTTMERQLDEKLYTNARGLSTWVEKVAPSQATVDNVLPAQIPPVAPGLLFAVFSQVTGASGVIISTDEGAVTGTATTLTNAQLAQIAAALGSDHIANATIENVGSYRVAVSTTPSGVLIVTGLPRDEIQNQLATLLTVIALATLGGLILLALTTAITIRVSLRPLRAVAATAMRVANQPLDRGAVTITERIPASEADPRTETGLVGASLNTLLDHVDASLAARQKNEERMRRFVADASHELRTPLASIRGYSELSLRALSKQSPEEAIEGTTSSLERIQAQSLRMTRLVEDLLLLARLDEGRELVYGTVDLAQLALEGLSDARPTAIDHEWSIEVPEEPVVIVGDAGRMHQVVANLLANARTHTPAGTVITLSVAQEDDEAVLRVHDNGPGIDPGVRDELFARFARGDSSRARQTGGTGLGLAIAKAIVEGHGGHITVASEPGDTTFTVRIPVNPARGTASDTES, from the coding sequence ATGAGCCTGCAGACGCGACTCATGACCGCCGTGATCGGGTTCGTCTCGCTCATCCTCGTGATCGTGGCCGTGATCACCAGCGCGCTGTTGACCACCACCATGGAGCGTCAGCTCGATGAGAAGCTCTACACGAACGCCCGCGGCCTCAGCACGTGGGTGGAGAAGGTCGCTCCGAGCCAGGCGACGGTCGACAACGTCCTCCCTGCACAGATCCCGCCCGTGGCGCCGGGCCTGCTGTTCGCGGTCTTCAGCCAGGTGACCGGAGCGAGCGGCGTGATCATCTCGACCGATGAGGGGGCCGTCACCGGTACAGCGACCACGCTGACCAACGCACAGCTCGCGCAGATCGCCGCAGCTCTGGGCTCTGATCACATCGCGAACGCCACGATCGAGAACGTGGGGTCGTATCGGGTCGCCGTCAGCACGACGCCCAGTGGCGTCCTGATCGTGACCGGACTCCCCCGCGACGAGATCCAGAACCAGCTCGCGACACTGCTCACGGTGATCGCGCTGGCGACGCTCGGCGGACTCATCCTGCTCGCGCTGACGACCGCCATCACGATCCGGGTCAGCCTCCGACCGCTGCGGGCGGTGGCCGCTACAGCGATGCGGGTCGCGAACCAACCGCTCGACCGCGGCGCGGTGACCATCACGGAGCGCATCCCGGCATCCGAAGCGGACCCCCGCACAGAGACCGGACTCGTGGGCGCCTCCCTGAACACGTTGCTGGACCACGTCGACGCCTCGCTCGCGGCGCGGCAGAAGAACGAGGAGCGGATGCGGCGCTTCGTCGCGGATGCGAGTCACGAGCTGCGCACGCCACTGGCATCCATCCGCGGATACTCCGAGCTCTCGCTCCGGGCGCTGAGCAAGCAGTCGCCGGAAGAGGCGATCGAGGGCACCACCTCGTCGCTCGAGCGTATCCAGGCGCAGTCCCTGCGGATGACCCGACTCGTCGAGGATCTGCTGCTGCTCGCACGCCTCGACGAAGGACGAGAACTCGTCTACGGCACGGTCGACCTCGCCCAGCTCGCGCTCGAAGGCCTCTCCGACGCGCGCCCCACGGCGATCGATCACGAGTGGAGCATCGAGGTTCCCGAGGAACCGGTCGTCATCGTCGGCGACGCCGGACGCATGCACCAGGTCGTCGCGAACCTGCTGGCGAATGCGCGAACGCACACCCCCGCGGGAACCGTGATCACCTTGAGCGTCGCCCAGGAGGATGACGAGGCCGTGCTGCGCGTGCACGACAACGGACCGGGAATCGACCCGGGCGTGCGCGATGAACTGTTCGCACGCTTCGCCCGCGGCGACAGCTCCCGGGCCAGGCAGACCGGCGGCACCGGACTCGGGCTCGCCATCGCGAAGGCGATCGTGGAGGGCCACGGCGGTCACATCACCGTCGCCAGCGAGCCGGGCGACACCACCTTCACGGTACGGATCCCGGTGAACCCCGCACGCGGAACGGCATCCGACACCGAGTCCTGA
- a CDS encoding response regulator transcription factor, producing the protein MSNDLPELRRPDGSPLRILAVDDEQMLTDLLAMALRMEGWEVRTASSGLEALQVAREFEPDALVLDIMMPDLDGMAVLKRLRESGSLVPVLFLTAKDAVGDRVAGLTAGGDDYVTKPFSLEEVIARLRAIIRRTGHATADDGQSILRVADLTLNEDSHEVMRDGTEIDLTATEFELLRYLMRNERRVLSKAQILDRVWSYDFGGKSSVVELYISYLRKKIDAGRTPLLHTVRGVGYMIKAPQ; encoded by the coding sequence ATGAGCAACGACCTCCCCGAACTGCGCCGCCCCGACGGCTCCCCCCTGCGCATCCTCGCCGTCGACGACGAGCAGATGCTCACCGACCTTCTCGCGATGGCGCTGCGGATGGAGGGGTGGGAGGTGCGCACGGCATCCTCCGGCCTCGAGGCGCTCCAGGTCGCCCGTGAATTCGAGCCGGACGCCCTGGTGCTCGACATCATGATGCCCGACCTCGACGGCATGGCCGTGCTCAAGCGGCTCCGCGAGTCCGGCAGCCTGGTCCCTGTGCTGTTCCTGACCGCGAAGGATGCCGTCGGCGACCGCGTCGCGGGCCTGACGGCCGGTGGCGACGACTACGTCACCAAACCCTTCAGCCTGGAAGAGGTCATCGCACGCCTGCGCGCCATCATCCGTCGCACCGGTCACGCCACCGCCGACGACGGCCAGTCGATCCTGCGCGTCGCCGACCTCACCCTCAACGAGGACAGCCACGAGGTCATGCGCGACGGCACCGAGATCGACCTCACCGCGACCGAGTTCGAGCTGCTCCGGTATCTGATGCGCAACGAGCGCCGCGTGCTGTCGAAGGCGCAGATCCTCGACCGCGTGTGGAGCTACGACTTCGGCGGCAAGTCATCCGTCGTCGAGCTTTACATCTCGTACCTGCGCAAGAAGATCGATGCGGGACGCACTCCGCTGCTGCACACCGTCCGCGGCGTCGGCTACATGATCAAGGCCCCGCAGTGA
- a CDS encoding acetylxylan esterase gives MTEDRPEELTEYSLSALMAAPPAPEEPADFDDFWHATFAEFGTGAVPWRRTRELDATATHHVSEVHFDSSAGEQAVAYLLVPHAPSSARRGLVVGHGYGGRSGPDLDRVPADTAAIFPCAPGTHAGTPSRFPSPPDEHVLAGIAHRDTYSHRFAAADIWRAATVLLEIAPSASDTLDFSGGSFGGGIGAMALPWDARFRRAVLDVPSFGDHGVRLTRPCTGSGEAVRLHLRAHPQVRPVLGYYDAASAARRVRIPTLVSAAVLDPAVDPRGQFAVYHALAGPRRLSVRAAGHLDGATGLLSDRLALQDGIDFLALPDERLA, from the coding sequence ATGACCGAGGATCGGCCGGAGGAGTTGACCGAGTACTCCCTCAGCGCGTTGATGGCGGCGCCGCCCGCGCCGGAGGAACCCGCGGACTTCGATGACTTCTGGCACGCGACGTTCGCCGAGTTCGGCACGGGGGCAGTGCCCTGGCGACGTACCCGCGAGCTGGACGCCACCGCTACGCATCACGTCAGCGAAGTCCACTTCGACTCGTCGGCCGGGGAGCAGGCGGTCGCCTATCTCCTGGTGCCGCACGCGCCGTCATCCGCGCGGCGCGGCCTCGTGGTCGGGCACGGGTATGGAGGACGCAGCGGACCCGACCTCGACCGCGTGCCGGCCGACACCGCAGCCATCTTCCCCTGCGCTCCCGGCACCCACGCGGGGACTCCCAGCCGCTTCCCCTCCCCTCCCGACGAGCACGTCCTCGCCGGCATCGCGCACCGCGACACCTATTCGCACCGGTTCGCGGCCGCGGACATCTGGCGGGCCGCCACGGTCCTCCTGGAGATCGCGCCGTCCGCGTCCGACACGCTCGACTTCAGCGGAGGGAGCTTCGGCGGCGGGATCGGCGCGATGGCCCTCCCCTGGGATGCGCGCTTCCGCCGCGCCGTGCTCGACGTACCGAGCTTCGGCGACCACGGAGTCCGACTCACCCGTCCGTGCACCGGGAGCGGAGAGGCGGTGCGCCTCCACCTTCGCGCCCATCCCCAGGTCCGGCCCGTGTTGGGCTACTACGACGCGGCGAGCGCGGCCCGGCGCGTGCGCATCCCCACCCTCGTGAGTGCGGCCGTGCTCGATCCCGCGGTCGACCCGCGCGGACAGTTCGCCGTCTACCACGCGCTCGCCGGGCCGCGACGACTCAGCGTGCGCGCTGCCGGACATCTCGACGGCGCGACGGGACTCCTGTCGGATCGGCTGGCACTGCAGGACGGCATCGACTTCCTCGCGCTGCCGGACGAACGTCTCGCCTGA